The Blastopirellula sediminis sequence CGAAGTATTGGCCGTCGCGCAGGACGGTGATGCGATCGGAGAGCCGGGCGACTTCATCCAGCCGGTGGCTGATGTAGATAATCCCGACCCCCTTGGCTCGCAGATTCTCTAGCCAGGGAAATAACGCTTCCACCTCGGCGACGCTTAACGCGGCGGTCGGCTCGTCGAGGATCAGCAGTTTGCATTGGCGATCGAGGGCGGCGGCAATTTCGATCATCTGCTGCTGACCGACCCCGAGCGTTTCGACGATCGCGTCGGTAGAAATGTCGTGGAGATCGAGTCGCTCCAGCGCCGTTTTGGCTCGCCGGTGTAGTTCCTTCCGGTTGATCACGCCGCCGAGCGACGGCAACCGCGTCAGCAGCAGGTTCTCGGCGACGCTCAAGGTTGGGATAAGGTTGAACTCTTGCTGCACGATCTGGACGCCAGCTTCTTCCGCTTCGCGTTTTTGGGAAGGGGCGTAGGACGTTCCGTTGAGCTTCATCTCTCCCGCGGTCGGACTGACCAGCCCGGCGATGATCCGGACCAACGTGCTCTTGCCGGCGCCATTTCCTCCGAGCAATGCGTGGATTTCGCCGGCGCGTACCTGTAGCTGGCAATCGTTCAACACGGTCGCCTCGCCGTAGCGTTTGGTAACGCCTTGGACTTCCAGCAAGTTGGAGCCTGAGGAGATCACTTCGCCAACGACTCCTTGGTGATCAGATCAACCGGCGTTTCGACGTCTTCGATTTTCGCGTCGGGGTCTTCCAGCAGTTTGAGCGCATTCTGAATTCCAAAGACCGCGAGCTGGTCGCCATGTTGATCGGCGGTCGCCAAGATTTTCCCTTCGCGGATCGCTTCCTGAACGGCGGAGATATTGTCGAAGCCGATGATCAGGACGTCGCCGGATCGACCGGCCGCTTTCACCGCGGCGACGGCGCCGAGAGCCATGCTGTCATTGGCGGCGAGAATCGCCTTCGTTTCGGGATGTTCGCTGAGCATCGAGGCCGCAATGGTGTTCGCTTTGCTCATTTCCCATTCGGCCGACTGATGATCGACGATCTTCGCCCCGGCGTCGTTCATCGCTTCTTCAAAACCGGCGAAGCGTTGTTGCCCGTTGAAAGAGGTGCGGACCCCTTCCAGGATGCAAACCGCATCCCCCGGCTTCAGGCTTTGGGCGAGAAAACTGCCGGTCGTTTTGGCGCCGGCTTTGTTGTCGGGGCCGACGAAGGGGATTGATACTCCTTCCGCTTCCAGGATGGCGGCGTCTAAACGATTGTCGATGTTGACGACGATGACGCCGGCCTTCTTGGCACGACGCAGGGCCGGGACGAGCGCCTTGGAATCGGCCGGAGCGATGACGATCGCATCAACGTTGGCGGCGATCATTTCATCGACCAAGGCGACCTGGCGGCTCAGATCTCGTTCGTCCTTAATGCCGTTCACGACCAGGTCGAACTCCTCTGGATGTTCGGCCTGGTATTTCTCGGCTCCATCGGCCATGGTCGAGAAGAACTCGTTGGCGAGCGACTTCATGATCAGCGCGACTTTCGGCTTCTTTGGCGCATCCGTGTCAGGCTTGGCGGTTGAGTCGCCGTTGCACCCGAT is a genomic window containing:
- a CDS encoding sugar ABC transporter substrate-binding protein; translated protein: MNKSPLLCLLLLALIGCNGDSTAKPDTDAPKKPKVALIMKSLANEFFSTMADGAEKYQAEHPEEFDLVVNGIKDERDLSRQVALVDEMIAANVDAIVIAPADSKALVPALRRAKKAGVIVVNIDNRLDAAILEAEGVSIPFVGPDNKAGAKTTGSFLAQSLKPGDAVCILEGVRTSFNGQQRFAGFEEAMNDAGAKIVDHQSAEWEMSKANTIAASMLSEHPETKAILAANDSMALGAVAAVKAAGRSGDVLIIGFDNISAVQEAIREGKILATADQHGDQLAVFGIQNALKLLEDPDAKIEDVETPVDLITKESLAK